In one window of Haloprofundus halophilus DNA:
- a CDS encoding DUF420 domain-containing protein produces MELRVRDHVPATTAILTLVSLGLVFGAALGAIPDVLLPTAPQPLYDAIPHVNAVISTVAIGTIILGVRAIRRGDVESHRTLMLTTVVLFATFLVLYLYKVISQGTQEFPGPAAVNQWVYLPTLAVHVILAIVCIPLLYYVLLLALTRPTSQIYGTRHKRIGRVAAALWLVSFVLGNVVYVLLYVVY; encoded by the coding sequence ATGGAACTTCGTGTCAGAGACCACGTTCCGGCGACGACCGCCATCCTGACGCTCGTGTCGCTCGGCCTGGTCTTCGGCGCGGCGCTCGGTGCGATACCCGACGTGTTGCTTCCGACGGCCCCGCAACCGCTGTACGACGCGATTCCCCACGTCAACGCGGTCATCAGCACCGTCGCTATCGGGACGATTATCCTCGGCGTCCGCGCGATCCGCCGCGGCGACGTCGAGAGCCATCGGACGCTGATGCTCACCACCGTCGTGTTGTTCGCGACGTTTCTCGTCCTCTACCTGTACAAAGTTATCTCGCAGGGTACGCAGGAGTTCCCCGGTCCCGCCGCGGTAAATCAGTGGGTCTACCTGCCGACGCTCGCGGTTCACGTGATACTCGCTATCGTCTGCATCCCGCTTCTGTACTACGTGCTACTGTTGGCTCTGACCCGTCCCACTTCGCAGATTTACGGCACTCGACACAAGCGGATCGGGCGCGTCGCGGCGGCGCTGTGGCTCGTC
- a CDS encoding HAD family hydrolase yields MTANSLDRLLSDDSTVFEAYDAVVYDLDGTLVDLLVDWNRVAADAEAAFDDAGVDAAGMDLWAMLDLADEEEMRPEIEAVIADHERDGARNSTRLALADGVADHAVPVGVCSLNCEDACRIALDVHELAGYVDSVVGRDSVATRKPDPEPLLATLRELGVGPENALFVGDSARDERTAERAGVAFRYVGGGPSGV; encoded by the coding sequence GTGACCGCAAACTCCCTCGACAGACTGCTGTCGGACGACTCGACGGTGTTCGAGGCGTACGACGCCGTCGTCTACGACCTCGACGGGACGCTCGTCGACCTGCTCGTCGACTGGAACCGGGTCGCCGCCGACGCCGAAGCCGCCTTCGACGACGCCGGCGTCGACGCCGCGGGGATGGACCTCTGGGCGATGCTCGACTTGGCCGACGAGGAGGAGATGCGCCCCGAAATCGAGGCCGTCATCGCGGACCACGAGCGCGACGGCGCGCGGAACTCGACGCGACTGGCGCTGGCCGACGGCGTCGCCGACCACGCCGTCCCCGTCGGCGTCTGCTCGCTCAACTGCGAGGACGCCTGTCGAATCGCGCTCGACGTCCACGAACTCGCCGGGTACGTCGACAGCGTCGTCGGACGCGACTCGGTGGCGACGCGGAAGCCGGACCCCGAACCGCTGTTGGCGACGCTCCGGGAACTGGGCGTCGGCCCCGAGAACGCGCTGTTCGTCGGCGACTCCGCGCGGGACGAACGGACCGCAGAGCGCGCGGGCGTCGCGTTCCGGTACGTCGGCGGCGGACCGTCCGGCGTCTGA
- a CDS encoding alanyl-tRNA editing protein — protein sequence MSTTLAPAHPDVRTFETTVDAVDGREVTLSETYFYAESGGQPADRGTLDGVRVVDVQSREGEVVHVLDEPPAFEAGDTVTADIDDEFRTYCMRAHTASHVLYGAGRGLLSELGYGGFDISPEKVRVDFTTTTDIDDETLVELERRVNRAVWESRPVTWEQRTLEDALDDPDIAFNTKTEEGVMADADSIRVVTVGAAARRGDESVGSGSSGDPWDVAACGGTHVSNTREIGPVEVLGRSNPGEGLTRVEFAVGPEAVERRADVKRAALDASRTFGTSVVELPEFAAKLKADKEELAAELREAKTAMLAADLDSLPTVERNGATWRVGVVSGVGPNEVGDELQSRVGDGADVIAVAGEQGSTFVVVATDGEVDAGDVVDEITDEFGGGGGGSPTFAQGGGLSASPEEVAESLRET from the coding sequence ATGTCTACCACGCTCGCACCTGCCCACCCCGACGTTCGGACGTTCGAGACGACCGTCGACGCCGTCGACGGCCGCGAAGTGACGCTCTCTGAGACGTACTTCTACGCCGAGAGCGGCGGCCAACCCGCCGACAGAGGGACGCTGGACGGCGTCCGCGTCGTCGACGTGCAGAGTCGAGAAGGCGAGGTCGTCCACGTCCTCGACGAACCGCCCGCGTTCGAGGCCGGCGACACCGTCACCGCCGACATCGACGACGAGTTTCGGACGTACTGCATGCGGGCGCACACCGCGAGTCACGTGCTCTACGGCGCGGGACGCGGCCTCCTCTCGGAACTCGGTTACGGCGGCTTCGACATCAGCCCCGAGAAGGTGCGCGTCGACTTCACCACGACGACCGACATCGACGACGAGACGCTCGTCGAGCTGGAACGCCGGGTCAACCGCGCCGTCTGGGAGTCGCGCCCCGTGACGTGGGAACAGCGCACGCTGGAGGACGCGCTCGACGACCCGGACATCGCGTTCAACACGAAGACCGAGGAGGGCGTGATGGCCGACGCCGACTCGATTCGCGTCGTCACTGTCGGTGCGGCGGCGCGGCGGGGAGACGAGAGCGTCGGAAGCGGTAGCAGCGGCGACCCGTGGGACGTCGCGGCCTGCGGCGGAACGCACGTCTCGAACACGCGAGAAATCGGCCCCGTCGAGGTGCTCGGTCGGTCGAACCCCGGCGAGGGACTGACCCGCGTCGAGTTCGCCGTCGGCCCCGAGGCCGTCGAACGCCGCGCCGACGTCAAGCGCGCCGCGCTCGACGCTTCGCGGACGTTCGGTACGAGCGTGGTCGAGCTCCCCGAGTTCGCCGCCAAGCTCAAAGCGGACAAGGAGGAGCTGGCCGCCGAGCTACGCGAGGCGAAGACGGCGATGCTGGCCGCCGACTTGGACTCCCTGCCGACCGTCGAACGAAACGGGGCGACGTGGCGCGTCGGCGTCGTCTCCGGGGTCGGGCCGAACGAAGTGGGCGACGAACTGCAGTCGCGCGTCGGCGACGGAGCCGATGTTATCGCCGTCGCGGGTGAGCAAGGGTCGACGTTCGTCGTCGTCGCCACCGACGGCGAGGTCGACGCGGGCGACGTCGTGGACGAAATCACCGACGAGTTCGGCGGCGGCGGCGGCGGCAGTCCGACGTTCGCGCAGGGCGGCGGGCTGTCGGCGTCGCCGGAAGAGGTCGCTGAGTCGCTTCGGGAGACGTAA
- a CDS encoding helix-turn-helix domain-containing protein: MPKYSTGSGGGGGDGGSCELCGTESSRLRQENVAGATLMVCPDCASHGENKSKERKHRDQSRGRDQSEPSRKKRAAQRAAKMYDAGKGDSKHWEEEGTNYERDRLPYLVRDYGDRVAEAREDAGLTTGDLAAELDVSERDLVAVEEGRATRAGVGGSVVRKLEDRLGIELTDE, translated from the coding sequence ATGCCCAAGTACTCCACCGGAAGCGGCGGTGGCGGCGGCGACGGCGGCAGCTGCGAACTCTGCGGCACGGAGAGTTCGAGGCTCCGCCAGGAGAACGTCGCCGGCGCGACGCTGATGGTGTGTCCCGACTGCGCCAGCCATGGCGAGAACAAGAGCAAAGAGCGCAAACACCGCGACCAGTCGCGCGGCCGCGACCAGAGCGAACCCAGCCGAAAGAAGCGCGCCGCCCAGCGCGCGGCGAAGATGTACGACGCCGGCAAGGGCGACTCGAAGCACTGGGAGGAGGAGGGGACGAACTACGAACGCGACCGCCTCCCGTATCTCGTCCGCGACTACGGCGACCGGGTCGCCGAGGCCCGCGAGGACGCCGGCCTGACGACCGGCGACCTCGCAGCCGAACTCGACGTGAGCGAGCGCGACCTCGTCGCGGTCGAGGAGGGACGAGCGACGCGTGCGGGCGTCGGCGGCTCCGTCGTCCGCAAACTCGAAGACCGACTCGGTATCGAACTGACCGACGAGTAG
- a CDS encoding DUF5822 domain-containing protein gives MQPVERSNPEGVDFGWVMQVTFVTTILVGAPVVAALSTTVTLPTWESRVSFAVRVGAIIWVLVALSAYAYARRTDAGDGGSKPDEAESADDLSD, from the coding sequence GTGCAACCCGTCGAGCGCTCGAACCCCGAAGGCGTCGACTTCGGGTGGGTGATGCAGGTGACGTTCGTCACGACGATTCTCGTCGGCGCGCCCGTCGTCGCCGCGCTGTCGACGACGGTGACGCTGCCGACGTGGGAGTCGCGCGTCTCCTTCGCCGTCCGCGTCGGCGCGATCATCTGGGTTCTCGTCGCGCTCAGCGCGTACGCGTACGCACGGCGCACCGACGCGGGAGACGGCGGGTCGAAGCCGGACGAGGCGGAGTCCGCGGACGACCTGTCGGACTGA
- a CDS encoding alpha/beta fold hydrolase: MNTCTHHGRETAYRVSGGDAGDSENAGLLCIHGSGGSHGVWKSQSRLADERPVTALDLSGHGESDDVDADAGYEALSAYVSDVAAVADETDCRVLVGNSLGGAVAMLAVLDGAVDPDALVLTGTGAKLAVLDDLLVWLEEDFDRAVEFLHGEDRLFHDPDERYLDLSREAMREAGQEVTHRDFLSCHTFDVRDKLGNIDVPTLAVVGEHDKLTPPRYHEYLADEIPDAEMVTVGDAAHLAMLEQPEAFNDAVSAFLDERGI, encoded by the coding sequence ATGAACACGTGTACGCACCACGGACGCGAGACCGCCTACCGCGTCTCCGGCGGAGACGCCGGCGACTCCGAGAACGCGGGGCTGCTCTGTATCCACGGCAGCGGCGGCTCACACGGCGTCTGGAAGTCGCAGTCCAGACTCGCCGACGAGCGGCCGGTCACGGCGCTGGACCTGAGCGGGCACGGCGAGAGCGACGACGTCGACGCCGACGCCGGATACGAAGCGCTGTCGGCGTACGTCTCCGACGTCGCCGCCGTCGCCGACGAGACCGACTGCCGCGTGCTCGTCGGCAACTCGTTGGGCGGCGCGGTGGCGATGCTCGCCGTCCTCGACGGGGCGGTCGACCCGGACGCGCTCGTTCTGACGGGGACGGGGGCGAAACTCGCCGTCCTCGACGACCTCCTGGTGTGGCTCGAAGAGGATTTCGACCGCGCCGTCGAGTTTCTACACGGCGAGGACCGCCTGTTCCACGACCCCGACGAGCGTTACCTCGACCTCTCTCGGGAGGCAATGCGCGAGGCCGGCCAGGAGGTCACCCACCGCGACTTCCTGAGTTGCCACACGTTCGACGTTCGGGACAAGTTGGGGAACATCGACGTGCCGACGCTGGCCGTCGTCGGCGAACACGACAAGCTGACGCCGCCGCGATACCACGAGTATCTCGCCGACGAGATTCCCGACGCCGAGATGGTCACCGTCGGCGACGCCGCGCATCTGGCGATGTTGGAGCAGCCCGAGGCGTTCAACGACGCGGTGTCGGCGTTTCTGGACGAGCGGGGAATCTAG
- a CDS encoding DUF7127 family protein — protein MSVQQSAGGERFIRRYEYDDSWVIAAELGVADDAVDVDVVGTTAIVVVDHGDRVSETEFEFELPGTDATVETNNGVLTITVSK, from the coding sequence ATGAGTGTTCAACAATCAGCCGGCGGCGAGCGGTTCATCCGCCGATACGAGTACGACGACAGTTGGGTCATCGCTGCGGAACTCGGCGTCGCCGACGACGCCGTGGACGTAGACGTCGTCGGGACGACGGCCATCGTGGTCGTCGACCACGGCGACCGGGTGTCCGAAACCGAGTTCGAGTTCGAACTGCCCGGGACCGACGCAACAGTTGAGACCAACAACGGTGTACTGACTATCACGGTGTCCAAATGA
- a CDS encoding acyl-CoA dehydrogenase family protein produces MATTRADSSLTGEQRAIRDVVREFAVEEIRPTARAADETETFPEEVWDGLADLDLTGLTVPEEYGGFDADRTTYSIVNEEVAYGQLAVATALSVHCLATECIAAFGTEDQKERWLPDMAHGRPVGMFALSEPQAGSNPAEMETTAIRDGDEYVVNGDKQWITNGERGEVCILFAKTDPDDPSSVTQFLVPKEAGIEVGQKEKKLGLRASDTTGLKFDDVRIPAENRLTEEGKGLSAAFTILTGGRVGIAAQAVGLAQSALDEAREYAHEREQFDEPIASIQSIRHKFADMATQVHASRLMVREAARQEDAGEDNRVAAAMAKYHASEAAVDVSNEAVQIHGGYGYVTEFDVERLYRDSKITTIYEGTSEIQKEIIARGVLDD; encoded by the coding sequence ATGGCAACTACACGGGCGGACTCGTCGCTCACCGGCGAGCAGCGAGCCATCCGCGACGTCGTTCGGGAGTTCGCCGTCGAGGAGATTCGACCCACCGCGCGGGCGGCCGACGAGACCGAGACGTTCCCCGAGGAGGTGTGGGACGGCCTGGCCGACCTCGACCTCACGGGTCTCACCGTCCCGGAGGAGTACGGCGGCTTCGACGCCGACCGGACGACTTACAGCATCGTCAACGAGGAGGTCGCCTACGGCCAACTCGCCGTCGCGACGGCGCTGTCGGTCCACTGCCTCGCCACCGAGTGCATCGCCGCCTTCGGAACCGAGGACCAGAAAGAGCGCTGGCTCCCCGACATGGCGCACGGTCGGCCGGTGGGGATGTTCGCGCTCTCGGAACCGCAGGCGGGGTCGAACCCCGCGGAGATGGAGACGACGGCCATCCGCGACGGCGACGAGTACGTCGTCAACGGCGACAAGCAGTGGATTACGAACGGCGAACGCGGCGAGGTCTGCATCCTCTTCGCGAAGACCGACCCCGACGACCCCTCGTCGGTGACGCAGTTTCTGGTGCCCAAAGAGGCGGGAATCGAGGTCGGACAGAAGGAGAAGAAGCTCGGCCTCCGCGCCAGCGACACCACCGGTCTGAAGTTCGACGACGTGCGCATCCCCGCCGAGAACCGGCTCACCGAGGAAGGGAAGGGACTCTCCGCGGCGTTCACCATCCTCACCGGCGGTCGCGTCGGCATCGCCGCGCAGGCGGTCGGACTCGCCCAGTCGGCGCTCGACGAGGCCCGCGAGTACGCCCACGAGCGCGAGCAGTTCGACGAGCCCATCGCCTCGATTCAGTCCATCCGCCACAAGTTCGCCGACATGGCGACGCAGGTCCACGCCTCCAGACTGATGGTCCGCGAGGCCGCGAGACAGGAAGACGCCGGCGAGGACAACCGCGTCGCGGCGGCGATGGCGAAGTACCACGCCAGCGAGGCGGCCGTCGACGTCTCCAACGAGGCCGTCCAGATTCACGGCGGCTACGGCTACGTCACCGAGTTCGACGTCGAGCGTCTCTACCGCGACTCGAAGATCACGACCATCTACGAGGGGACCAGCGAGATACAGAAAGAGATCATCGCGCGCGGCGTCCTCGACGACTGA
- the panB gene encoding 3-methyl-2-oxobutanoate hydroxymethyltransferase, with amino-acid sequence MPTVRDIRAMGGEETITMLTAYDAPTAAVADEAGIDILLVGDSMGNTALGYESTLPVTVDEVASRTGAVARAVEDALVVADMPFLSFGVDEASGIENCGRMLKEADADAVKLESGPHTVELTERLAQLGIPVMAHLGLTPQQVKSVGYARQGTSPEAAKEILELARAHEDAGAFSLVLEHIPSNLAARVTEELEIPTIGIGAGADCDGQVLVVDDVLGMSDYTPPFATQFGDVRSEMESAISSYREAVQNGEFPAEEHSHVEEELDSLY; translated from the coding sequence ATGCCAACGGTTCGGGACATCCGCGCGATGGGGGGCGAGGAGACGATAACCATGTTGACGGCGTACGACGCGCCGACGGCCGCAGTCGCCGACGAGGCGGGTATCGATATCCTCCTCGTGGGCGACAGCATGGGGAACACGGCCCTCGGCTACGAGTCGACGCTCCCGGTGACGGTCGACGAAGTGGCGAGTCGGACGGGCGCGGTCGCCCGCGCGGTCGAGGACGCGCTGGTCGTCGCCGACATGCCGTTTCTCTCCTTCGGCGTCGACGAGGCGTCGGGAATCGAGAACTGCGGCCGAATGCTGAAAGAGGCCGACGCCGACGCGGTGAAACTGGAGAGCGGCCCCCACACCGTCGAACTCACCGAACGACTCGCGCAGTTGGGTATCCCGGTGATGGCGCACCTCGGCCTGACGCCGCAACAGGTCAAATCGGTCGGCTACGCCCGGCAGGGGACCTCACCGGAGGCGGCCAAGGAGATTCTCGAACTCGCCCGGGCACACGAGGACGCGGGCGCGTTCTCGCTCGTCCTCGAACACATTCCGTCGAATCTCGCCGCCCGCGTCACCGAGGAACTGGAGATTCCGACTATCGGCATCGGCGCGGGAGCGGACTGCGACGGGCAGGTGCTCGTCGTCGACGACGTGCTCGGGATGAGCGACTACACGCCGCCGTTCGCTACGCAGTTCGGTGACGTTCGCAGCGAGATGGAGTCGGCGATCTCGTCGTACCGCGAGGCGGTGCAGAACGGCGAGTTCCCAGCGGAGGAGCACAGCCACGTCGAGGAAGAGTTGGACTCGCTGTACTAG